aaatgaaTCTATTAGACTATTGAAATCGATAgggaaatattttaaaggaaaTTAACTTACTCTTCTGTCAGTTCTTCAACTCTTTTTCGAGATAGAGCATCCTGTTGAAACAAGATACAGAGgtctgattttctttttgccATTTTGATCTCAGAGGAGCAGTTGACTGCATTATCCACTTCTTCATGACCAGACCCATTTCCTGCAGTGAACTTGTTATTCATAGGATTACCATCACACTGATCGTATTTATCTTCTTTCATTGCCACACTCTCGCCATTACCATTACCATTCATTAACACAGATTTACGTTCCCTCTCAGTGACATCATCAGCAACTTCATTACTTTTCTTGCTATTTCCATTCCCAAGAAAAGATTTATGTCTCACACCATTTTCCAAATGCAACGAgtttacattttctttctcgtTCTCCTTGATGGATTGATCCTTCTCAAGAACTATCTTCCCGTTAATGGTGGAAGGAGCTCGTACAGAATTAGAATGTCCATTCATATAAGATTTTCCTCGCTGACTGAAAGTTGGTTTTTCTACCTTAGATAGACTTGAAAGTTCTTTCCGAGAAGATTGCTCAACATGGGATTTTGTCTGTGCTGTTTTAGTTACCGCAGAAGGTTTTGAGATTTTGGATGCTTCAATGCCATTACCTTCATGAGATTTTACACCATTTGAACCAAGAGCTGCGTTTGCAGTTACTGGCCTTTGGTTCGtacgagagaaaaagagaatataCACCTTCTCTGACAAGACCTCCTGCAGAGTTGAAACTGTAACAAATGAGTCGTTGCAGCAATACCATCTACCCGATGCATCCTGCtaaaaattacagaaaacCTTGTAAGGATCTGATCTTGTCTTAAATTTAGTAGGCTTTATATGAATATGGTCCACATAGACCTTGATATATGCATAATAGTGCCCAGATTCTGCAGAAAGGCCTGAATGCACTATGGTACCAAAGAGCTTGTACTCTGGACGTGGATCCTGCAACatgatttaataaatgaataaatatcaaaaaagAGAATTATAAAAAGCCTCCCCTACAACAGAGACTACTAAATGGGAATTGCAACCTGTAGCATGAATGAAGCATGCAAAGAGAAATAAAGCAAGCATTTAAGGACAtacagcaaaaaaaaaaaaattaacgatATCACAGTAGAAGACAGACGTACAAAGATACATATGGTTTACATGCCAATCAAAGCTGTAAAAGACAGAAGTTATGGCCTTCTAGATTCAAACTCTTttcatttatgtatatatatacatgttcGATCTTTAAAAGGCTAAAGGCGCCCTCAAGGCTTTTCAGCTTAAAGGGGCAAAGGGTGAGCCTTGAGACAGAATGAGggctttttaattaataacatTATGCAAATCCTAAATTTGTATGATCAAGTATGGCTAAACATAATAGTTatataaaagtataaaaagaTCACCCTTGTCAATTGCCACTTGAACAAAAGTTCTAAAAGGATATCTTTAACATGGATAAGATCAACTAATTCTTTAACTTTTTTccttaaatgttttttaagcCTAGTagtatttcttcaaattgttACAACTCAAAcctttatatcttttttatgCATAGGGCaaattaatactatttttctaATCACTACACAAAGCTAGAGACTCTAAGCCTCTTATGGTCTAAAGAAAGCATAAAACTTGAGGCTAAGAGTTAGAGTCTTGTCTCGAGGTGAGGCTCAAGGCATAAGCCTAAAAACCCTTTTAAAACATTGTACGTTTTCAACTGACTAACAAGAACATTGAACCAAACTATGAGGATTCCTTCTTCCTCTAGCCATGGCTAATCAAATTATTCCTTATATTCGACCTCCGGTAATGTTGAGCATGAGTTAAAATTGCTTCCATTTACTTTTTGTATTCCCTACACTCTAGTTTGTATTCTTAGAAACTTTGTTGGATAATGAGTTGTGTCAAAGTGTCAATTGACTCGATATATTTTTAGTGAAGTAATATTGGTTTTATTGCTAAAATTTACATGTTTTGGctattaaaaagtattaaatacatttatataaacatatattctaaaagaaaagtatCGAGTGTCCTGCTTTTCTAAAAACTGACATACCATTGTGTTACGCCATCTTCATATCTATGTCCTTTGTTAATATCAGTATTTCTTAGTTACAAATATGCCAACACGTACAGTCCTATTTTGGATTACACTTGCCTTATTAATACCCCCACGGAACAGGATTCCATAAGAACATGCCAACCTTTCCTTAAGTTTTTTGCTCCCAAATAATCTTTGGGATATTGGTCACAAATACTGATCTTGAAATGGgcaaatgagaaaataattatttgctACTAAATTTCTTCCCCAACACAGCAGACGCTGACACACTAAAAGGGTAGCaagttccacacccttttatCCCTTTGGTCCATTCCCTAAATTGCCTTCAATAGAGCTATCACGTCTTCAATAAACTGCTCCAAGAGATCTTTTGCAAAATTTGAttagaatcaaattttaattgacCATTTCTGAAATCTAAGTCCCACACTCCTTGTTATTCACTCCAGCAATTTCATACAGCAAAATTTTTCAAATGATTCCTCAGTATAGACTAAATAGCACATAGGTTCTTTAAAGGCTAGATTGCTGTCTAAATGATAGTCCTAGAATCTTCGATCTTGTATAACTCTcatctccaatttttttggCCTCAACATAAAAGGAAATTTAAGCAGAAGTTGACCTACCTAAAAGAAACAAGCAAACACAATATGTTGTATTGCTCATGCAAAGaccaattccaaataaaagTACGATGATATTGCAAGAGTCATGGTGAAACCTTCGTTTTCATAGATTACTTTACAAGTGTATTGTTTCTTTCCCTGTATGCAACAAGTCTTTTCAAATCActttccaataaataaattgttttgttACAGAACTAAGACATTCAACAAGTCTGTTAAATTTTAGGGTCCCTTATGGAGGACTTGATAGAAGAAATTAGACAATGATCCATGGTTTGATATAACCAATCACCCACAAGCAGATGGCCATAGTGAGGTCACTAATTGCATTTCAGGAAGGCTGAGTTGGTGCATGAGGATCCGTACTGAGGATTCCCACACTTAGAAGTTGGGGCTTAGAAGATATCTTTTTGACAGAGATCTTGAGGTGAGCTGCCTTCACGGTTATATTGGACTTAATTTAAAGAGGTCAAGCTCGTGATAAATTGTTGGGAATTTGGATCCAGGGGGTGGCTTCTCTGCTAAATCTACCTTCTTCCACTTGGCTAGCTCAAAAGGTAGGAAGGTGTAGGTAGGAGCGAAGCTGGGATAAGTACCCTGTggcaaagaaaattttggttttaaaatgcctaATAAAGTGAAATTCCTTCTTTGGTTTTATTCAACAGAAGTTTGAACACTGCCAACATTGCCGATAAACTTCAACAGAAATTCCACCAATGGTTCATTTCCCCCTCAGTCTGCTGCTTGTGCAAAATAATGAAGACACGCTCATATCACATTTCTCTCCATTGTCTGGTTGCTAGAATGAGCTGGGCTTATCTGCAGACTGCAGAAAGAGTTTGAGTTGGAATTCTGTCTCTCTGAGAAGGTGGACAGTCTCCCTGAATCGTTTGGAGGGGCTTGTTTTAAAGACATAGCTAGGGTGCTGTGGAGCAGGCATACACGCCTTTGTGGTTGTTATGGAGGAAAAGAAACAGCAGGATTTATGAAGATGAGGAAGTCATTGTGGGTTACTACTGACGCAACTTACATCATACATCTTCATGGTGGTGCACCAACCACTGAACATTCTTTTGTAATTGCAGTTTGTTAGCCATTATCATCAATTGGAGAGTTGTTTTGAGGTTAGTTTTCAGGGAGGGGGTATCCTCTACCCCAGTCCTTAGGCtgttctctctattttttttcttttttctttttttgtccaCAAAAGTTATGTTGTTTCTTatcaacatatatatatatatatagcgcaagaaaaattttcaactaatAACAAACAAGACAATCAGCTGCTTTGATTGATTCGGATGGGGAATCTGATGTTAGACACGTACCTGACTTCCTTTGcacataaaatttgaaagttgtAAACTCTCCTCATACGCAATGGCCTTGTCAATCTTACCACCAAATATGCCTTCAAATCTCTGCCAAACCCATCCAAGAACAACCCTTTACATGAAAGCAGCAACACTACGAACTGAACAAACAACAATGAATTGAACAGgggaaagaaacaagaaaccaaAAGTTAGGACAGAAAACCTTCAATTGGACGACAAGAGTATTCGGTGCTTGAAGTATAGACATCTGCTTCCTCGCCACCACCAACTTCTTACAACTACAAAGGAAATATAATCTCCACAAGTCAGACCcgagcaaaagaaaattccaaaaccAGAGGAGAAAgacgatatatatatatatatatatatatatatatatatatataggacaTAATAAAAGCTTACTTGTCACACTTGTACTTATTACTGCCATCTAAAACTTCCAGTTGAAAGAACTTCTGCAATGCCTCTTTAAGAGAACTACTATGCAAAACATCAAGACTAATATCCATTATCTCATCAACCTTATTGGAGTCGTTTCCACAAGATAAACACTTCACCTGGCTCTGCAAGGCACCCCCGAAAATCTCCTTCACCACCGTGGAGCTTCCACTCGCACCTCCGCCAGTTCGACGCAGCTTCTTCAAGCGGAGGCAGGTGTTGTGGCAAGCATCGATGACATAACGAAGGAACTCGTGGGCGTCCTCCTGGCGGCCCAAGCGAAAGTGCTCGGCGAAGATCCTGAGACAGTTCTGGATCTTGAGAGGCGAGTCCAAGGTGAGATCCAAGCTCAAAGACCTCACTATACGCCTTTCCAGAATACAAAACGGACATTCACGCTTTCTCTCCGCGTTGGAGGAAGCAGAATCGCCTGaaacgaaaaaagaaaaacgaagcGCACAAACACAGACACAGGACAATAATTAGGGCTGAAAACGGAATcaaattgaaaggaaaaaaaacgaagGAAAATTCATACATAGAGAAGAGTGCTGGTTTCGAAGGCAGAAATTGGCAAGGGGAGGGGTGTAAGTGAGGCACTGAAGGACGCTGTTGAGGTAGCAGGTATTGCCTAGGTTTCTGAGACCGAGAGGGGGGCCATTTCGCCGCTTCTGACTCAGTAAACTCGGTTGCCAACTCATTTGCAATTGCAAGGCCATTAACGACCTTCTTCTTCCTGGCTAGGTTTGTGCAGAGCATTAGAAGCCGCCGGACCTCTACTCCCCGAGTGTCGCCGCCGGCACCAACACCAACGAAATCGCAtagctcttttcttcttttccctcCCTTTGTTCTTCTACCGCCTTTTCCCCCCTTTCCCTCCAACCCAAATAAAAGAGGACAAATCGTTGAAATTAGTTCGTCTTACCTTATGCggtttattcatttattttatttttattttttttaacaatcaTATTACtcctctttaaaaaattatatttataatattgcaaaaataaataaataaataaataaataaaattatttatttacataaatttaaacttttaattatctcACACATATTTAACTTTATAAGCTAAGAGATTTAATATTGAGTTAAATTCAcgttatcaaataaaattaaaattactacTAACCATATTGTATTATATAGCTTGATGATTATGCATCAATGATTGaagtgttttctttttttttttcttttttttttttttttggattttcctaAGTAGATATGATCATACCACATGGCATTATATTCCAACATCCTATAGAAATACattcacaaaagaaaaataaaatatttatccaCAAAAGTAAACTCAAATTCATTTATGCACTGTTTTGCTAATGCTACGCCCTCAAGTTCAGCAGGCACCATTCATCTCTTCTGGCAAATTGTCATGCCATCGCCAATGGGTACCTAAATAAACCAAGTTTAGTACCATCATCATAGTTCAAGGAGGCTAGCAGAGGGAACATAGATCAAATGCTCACTATACTAATCCCGACTCGATCGTCTTCCATTATCTTTTTATTCAATCTCCTAATGCTATCAGTCTGCTTGTCATTTACCTGCTCAAAGACCATGATCATCAGTTAACTACACTAAAATGGAGGCACAATGTCACGAGATGTCGAAGCTAACGCACCGTTGGGTCAGCTACTCTTCCATACCAAAGGACATTGTCAATCACAATTATACCTCCAACTCTCACCTGAATGAAGGCGATGAAGAACTTACTTCAACATCATGGACTGAAAAGATAGGCTATCTGACAAAACCATTACACATAAACAGATTTTTTAGCAGAAGCTAATTGTTTTTCGTCTTACCAGTTGCAGTAGCAGTTCGAAGTACTCCTCGTTCATCCTCTTCTCGGCATCGATGAACGCAAAATCATAACTATACGTGCACAGAAATATGTTATCTATTCAATCTTTGTAAAAAGGCCATCGGAGGAAGTAAAATCACAGAAGTTTTAAAGCTCACCCTTTTaactttgatatcatgttaaatCGCCAAGAAGGTAAAAGAGAGAACATAATGGGATAGTTATAACAAAATCTAATAGAAGCATTATAAGATCATTCCATCAACTAACGAAACAAGTTTTTGAATCAAAACATGATATAACATAAAACACTTCACCTGCCAGCTTCACCATTTGCAATAAGTGATTTGAGTGTATCTGCTGCAAGCCCATGTCTCACATCCACCTACTTCCAGAAATTGTCCAAAACCATGTTTTGATCATCAGAAACATGTTATAGcttaaaattatgaacatAAATACACGAAATTGATCGATCTTTGTATACCCATAAGAGGGTATACTGTATGGCTGGTCTAAAATTTGAGGAATCTGATTAAATGAATGGCCTTTCTCAAATCTCCCGGTTAATTAGTTAGAGTATcatcccaagcccaccgctagtcgatattgtcctccttggacATTCCCTTTCacgtttcccctcaaggt
This genomic window from Cucurbita pepo subsp. pepo cultivar mu-cu-16 chromosome LG01, ASM280686v2, whole genome shotgun sequence contains:
- the LOC111787999 gene encoding ubiquitin carboxyl-terminal hydrolase 25-like isoform X2 produces the protein MALQLQMSWQPSLLSQKRRNGPPLGLRNLGNTCYLNSVLQCLTYTPPLANFCLRNQHSSLCDSASSNAERKRECPFCILERRIVRSLSLDLTLDSPLKIQNCLRIFAEHFRLGRQEDAHEFLRYVIDACHNTCLRLKKLRRTGGGASGSSTVVKEIFGGALQSQVKCLSCGNDSNKVDEIMDISLDVLHSSSLKEALQKFFQLEVLDGSNKYKCDNCKKLVVARKQMSILQAPNTLVVQLKRFEGIFGGKIDKAIAYEESLQLSNFMCKGSQDPRPEYKLFGTIVHSGLSAESGHYYAYIKDASGRWYCCNDSFVTVSTLQEVLSEKVYILFFSRTNQRPVTANAALGSNGVKSHEGNGIEASKISKPSAVTKTAQTKSHVEQSSRKELSSLSKVEKPTFSQRGKSYMNGHSNSVRAPSTINGKIVLEKDQSIKENEKENVNSLHLENGVRHKSFLGNGNSKKSNEVADDVTERERKSVLMNGNGNGESVAMKEDKYDQCDGNPMNNKFTAGNGSGHEEVDNAVNCSSEIKMAKRKSDLCILFQQDALSRKRVEELTEDLKRETFSVLRTCGWSKEVFSCMRSRKRLCLREMGSTPGSNDLKKLLIADAKQKFISRIPEVLKEDLIKKLQVFSQEK
- the LOC111787999 gene encoding ubiquitin carboxyl-terminal hydrolase 25-like isoform X3 — protein: MALQLQMSWQPSLLSQKRRNGPPLGLRNLGNTCYLNSVLQCLTYTPPLANFCLRNQHSSLCDSASSNAERKRECPFCILERRIVRSLSLDLTLDSPLKIQNCLRIFAEHFRLGRQEDAHEFLRYVIDACHNTCLRLKKLRRTGGGASGSSTVVKEIFGGALQSQVKCLSCGNDSNKVDEIMDISLDVLHSSSLKEALQKFFQLEVLDGSNKYKCDNCKKLVVARKQMSILQAPNTLVVQLKRFEGIFGGKIDKAIAYEESLQLSNFMCKGSQDPRPEYKLFGTIVHSGLSAESGHYYAYIKEVLSEKVYILFFSRTNQRPVTANAALGSNGVKSHEGNGIEASKISKPSAVTKTAQTKSHVEQSSRKELSSLSKVEKPTFSQRGKSYMNGHSNSVRAPSTINGKIVLEKDQSIKENEKENVNSLHLENGVRHKSFLGNGNSKKSNEVADDVTERERKSVLMNGNGNGESVAMKEDKYDQCDGNPMNNKFTAGNGSGHEEVDNAVNCSSEIKMAKRKSDLCILFQQDALSRKRVEELTEDLKRETFSVLRTCGWSKEVFSCMRSRKRLCLREMGSTPGSNDLKKLLIADAKQKFISRIPEVLKEDLIKKLQVFSQEK
- the LOC111787999 gene encoding ubiquitin carboxyl-terminal hydrolase 25-like isoform X1, which gives rise to MALQLQMSWQPSLLSQKRRNGPPLGLRNLGNTCYLNSVLQCLTYTPPLANFCLRNQHSSLCDSASSNAERKRECPFCILERRIVRSLSLDLTLDSPLKIQNCLRIFAEHFRLGRQEDAHEFLRYVIDACHNTCLRLKKLRRTGGGASGSSTVVKEIFGGALQSQVKCLSCGNDSNKVDEIMDISLDVLHSSSLKEALQKFFQLEVLDGSNKYKCDNCKKLVVARKQMSILQAPNTLVVQLKRFEGIFGGKIDKAIAYEESLQLSNFMCKGSQDPRPEYKLFGTIVHSGLSAESGHYYAYIKVYVDHIHIKPTKFKTRSDPYKEVLSEKVYILFFSRTNQRPVTANAALGSNGVKSHEGNGIEASKISKPSAVTKTAQTKSHVEQSSRKELSSLSKVEKPTFSQRGKSYMNGHSNSVRAPSTINGKIVLEKDQSIKENEKENVNSLHLENGVRHKSFLGNGNSKKSNEVADDVTERERKSVLMNGNGNGESVAMKEDKYDQCDGNPMNNKFTAGNGSGHEEVDNAVNCSSEIKMAKRKSDLCILFQQDALSRKRVEELTEDLKRETFSVLRTCGWSKEVFSCMRSRKRLCLREMGSTPGSNDLKKLLIADAKQKFISRIPEVLKEDLIKKLQVFSQEK